In Bacteroidota bacterium, one DNA window encodes the following:
- a CDS encoding DUF494 family protein, translated as MKTEDSNFKGSQGVGRVMEIVLYLVGEMRRNKQLADIDLKKLSDRGYSESEVSTAFTWLVDKIMVAGNQAELTPVAAQKAFETGGRSPFRVYHELELAILAPEARGYLLQLRELGLLKDAELELLVDRLWLVGAQNVSLEDARDLAANLIFDFNDSSRLGSRMMLSLTDRVQ; from the coding sequence ATGAAAACTGAGGATTCGAATTTCAAAGGCTCGCAGGGCGTGGGCCGGGTGATGGAGATCGTACTGTATCTTGTCGGCGAAATGCGCCGCAATAAACAGCTTGCCGATATCGATCTGAAGAAGCTTTCCGACCGTGGATACTCCGAGAGCGAGGTTTCGACCGCGTTCACATGGCTTGTGGATAAGATCATGGTCGCCGGCAACCAAGCCGAACTCACGCCGGTCGCCGCGCAAAAAGCATTCGAAACGGGCGGTCGTTCGCCGTTTCGGGTCTATCATGAGTTGGAGCTTGCGATCCTGGCCCCCGAGGCTCGCGGTTATTTATTGCAACTGCGTGAGTTAGGCTTGTTGAAAGATGCGGAATTGGAATTGCTTGTCGATCGCCTCTGGCTCGTCGGCGCGCAGAACGTCTCGCTTGAGGACGCACGCGATCTCGCAGCGAATCTGATCTTCGATTTCAACGACTCGTCGCGCCTCGGCAGCCGCATGATGTTATCGCTTACCGACCGCGTGCAGTAG